A part of Papilio machaon chromosome 21, ilPapMach1.1, whole genome shotgun sequence genomic DNA contains:
- the LOC106713058 gene encoding uncharacterized protein LOC106713058 has product MFQGGIWSKLQGYYKWYVLGLVSVGYILGELGHYLIGTTSKVTAEYLHYGDKACMLNATHLHVAQLPQVCEKVNSSDICESLTLNGTRYCEWGYSGLGLDYQVLAGPAFMAVFTVVGVIIGVIADKFNRARILSACTAVFVVAILLMGSVTEYWHLVVLRMLMAAGEAGCNPLATGILTDLFPEHQRALVLSIFNWGIYGGYGIAFPVGRYIPELNAWGLSWRVCYYGAGIVGVVIAALTALTLREPERTTIGEEGSVPSKGKDAALESGKKMPQVTIWHVIAQPRVLLLCLAASIRHCGGMCFAYNADLYYRDYFPDVDLGWWLFAVTVGIGSVGVVVGGVVSDKFVARMGVRSRVLVLALSQLISTLPAFGSVIFGPLWAMITLAFSYFFAEMWFGIVFAILVEIVPMSVRSTTVGVFLFVMNNVGGNLPILVDPVSKAIGYREAIMIFYAGFYGISSILFFLTMFLMDGPAPAETQNGAQVGGQGADNRAFSHDESTLSAARAIRGAQPIDNSKL; this is encoded by the exons atgttccAAGGAGGCATCTGGTCGAAGCTGCAGGGCTACTACAAGTGGTACGTCCTCGGGCTGGTCTCCGTGGGATACATCCTGGGCGAGTTGGGGCACTACTTGATAG GAACGACGTCAAAGGTGACTGCCGAGTACCTGCACTACGGGGACAAGGCATGTATGCTGAACGCGACACACCTACATGTCGCCCAGTTGCCCCAAGTCTGCGAGAAGGTCAACTCCTCCGACAT ATGCGAGTCGCTGACGCTGAACGGGACGCGGTACTGCGAGTGGGGCTACAGCGGGCTGGGGCTCGACTACCAGGTGCTGGCGGGTCCCGCCTTCATGGCCGTCTTCACCGTCGTCGGCGTCATCATCGGGGTCATAGCCGACAA GTTCAATAGGGCGCGCATATTGTCGGCGTGCACTGCGGTTTTCGTGGTGGCCATCCTGCTGATGGGCAGCGTAACAGAGTACTGGCACCTGGTAGTGCTGCGAATGCTTATGGCGGCGGGCGAGGCGGGCTGCAATCCCTTGGCCACCGGCATCCTCACCGACCTCTTCCCGGAACACCAGCGCGCGCTCGTCCTCTCCATCTTCAACTGGGGCATCTACGGCGGCTACGGTATCGCCTTCCCTGTCGGGAGATACATCCCCGAACTCAATGCTTGGGGACTT AGCTGGCGCGTCTGCTACTACGGCGCGGGCATTGTGGGTGTCGTCATAGCGGCCCTCACGGCGCTCACACTGCGCGAGCCCGAGCGCACCACCATCGGGGAAGAAG GTTCGGTACCCTCCAAAGGCAAAGACGCCGCGCTCGAGAGCGGCAAGAAGATGCCGCAGGTGACGATCTGGCACGTGATCGCGCAGCCGCGTGTGCTGCTGCTCTGTCTGGCCGCCTCCATCCGGCACTGCG GCGGCATGTGCTTCGCGTACAACGCGGACCTGTACTACCGCGATTACTTCCCCGACGTCGACCTCGGCTGGTGGCTGTTCGCCGTCACCGTCGGCATCGGCTCCGTCGGCGTCGTCGTCGGCGGCGTCGTCTCCGACAA GTTCGTGGCGCGCATGGGCGTGCGGTCCCGCGTGCTGGTGCTGGCGCTGTCACAGCTCATCTCCACGCTGCCGGCATTCGGCTCCGTAATCTTCGGCCCGCTCTGGGCGATGATCACACTCGCCTTCTCCTACTTCTTCG CCGAGATGTGGTTCGGCATCGTGTTTGCGATCCTGGTGGAGATCGTGCCGATGTCGGTGCGCTCCACCACGGTGGGCGTGTTCCTCTTCGTCATGAACAACGTGGGCGGCAACCTGCCCATCCTCGTGGACCCCGTCTCGAAGGCCATCGGCTACCGGGAGGCCATCATGATCTTCTACGCCGGCTTCTACGGCATCA GCAGCATACTGTTCTTCCTGACGATGTTCCTGATGGACGGGCCGGCGCCGGCGGAGACGCAGAACGGGGCGCAGGTTGGGGGGCAGGGCGCAGACAACCGCGCCTTCAGCCACGACGAGAGCACGCTCTCCGCCGCCCGCGCCATTCGCGGCGCCCAGCCCATAGACAATAGCAAGTTATAG